One genomic segment of Brevibacillus laterosporus LMG 15441 includes these proteins:
- a CDS encoding YitT family protein, with the protein MKLHLKNILAIILGSIIMGFGINAFNIPNGLAEGGITGISILIKLAFPAIDQGIVYLLLNLPLFFIGYRLLGKVSFFYTLVGTVSLSVSLSVFGMILDYEKLGDTLLAALFAGVAIGSGLGIIFRYGGTTGGVDIIARLLNKMFGISMGRTLLMGDILVVGASLVYLSIQNAMYTLVCVYIAARVIDFFQDGAYAGKALMIVSEYPQKIAQEILTTGRGVTILNGKGAFSGMEKEIVYCVVSRNEVPRLKNLMNEIDPHAFVIVSEVHEVLGEGFTFDENKKPLRQT; encoded by the coding sequence ATGAAATTGCATTTAAAGAACATATTGGCAATTATCCTCGGTTCTATCATCATGGGTTTTGGCATTAACGCTTTTAACATTCCGAACGGACTGGCAGAAGGCGGTATCACAGGGATCAGTATCCTGATCAAGCTAGCCTTTCCAGCTATTGATCAAGGGATTGTGTATCTATTACTCAATCTTCCTTTATTCTTTATTGGATATCGGTTGTTAGGGAAGGTCAGCTTTTTTTACACCCTTGTGGGAACGGTTTCTTTATCTGTTTCGCTGTCAGTATTTGGCATGATTTTAGATTATGAAAAATTGGGCGACACTTTACTTGCTGCATTATTTGCCGGAGTAGCAATCGGCAGCGGGCTTGGAATTATTTTCCGTTATGGTGGAACGACAGGCGGTGTCGATATTATCGCCCGCTTATTAAACAAAATGTTTGGGATCAGTATGGGCCGCACCTTACTCATGGGTGACATTCTAGTAGTCGGTGCCTCTCTGGTCTACTTATCTATTCAAAACGCTATGTATACCTTGGTCTGTGTCTATATTGCTGCACGTGTCATAGACTTTTTCCAGGACGGGGCATATGCTGGCAAAGCTTTAATGATCGTATCGGAGTACCCTCAAAAAATAGCGCAGGAGATTCTGACCACAGGGCGAGGTGTCACGATTCTAAATGGAAAAGGGGCCTTCTCAGGCATGGAGAAGGAGATTGTCTACTGTGTTGTTAGCAGAAATGAAGTCCCTCGTCTTAAAAACCTTATGAATGAAATTGACCCTCATGCTTTTGTGATCGTTAGCGAGGTTCATGAAGTTTTAGGTGAGGGTTTTACATTTGATGAAAATAAAAAGCCCTTGCGCCAAACATAA
- a CDS encoding sporulation protein YpjB produces the protein MPKNIKMLLLLLVVGFLLSMPISYFVTKMNQPPEEKHLAELDKVAGEMLRATEKGDYDTAKLKIERLASQFPNETLPISLRIESLNAVTQSILSAKKAYTNPKTTENRLLWHATQVRVAVDALSHQRSPMWRTYYNSYSKQMQNLLQAAVERDTETLRAQYEENYQLYLALRPAMTIQLKEQAMDKVTRKYEEIAKHLLNQKLDWQIMRSSIRELSSTMQEAFVGEDQTAVGSFMDNPESTYRLMVWISTLVTVSLAYVAWIKYSAMKQRRI, from the coding sequence GTGCCAAAAAACATCAAAATGCTACTGCTCTTATTGGTGGTGGGATTTCTATTATCCATGCCGATTAGTTACTTTGTGACAAAAATGAACCAACCGCCAGAAGAAAAACATTTGGCTGAATTAGATAAGGTGGCAGGGGAGATGCTACGAGCTACTGAAAAAGGAGATTATGACACAGCAAAACTTAAAATAGAGAGGTTAGCTTCTCAATTTCCCAATGAAACCCTTCCTATATCTTTACGGATTGAGAGTCTGAATGCTGTAACACAGTCCATTTTATCAGCCAAAAAAGCCTATACAAATCCAAAAACGACAGAGAATCGGTTGTTGTGGCATGCCACGCAGGTGAGAGTAGCTGTAGATGCTCTGAGCCATCAAAGGAGTCCTATGTGGCGCACTTATTATAATTCCTACTCAAAGCAAATGCAGAATCTACTGCAAGCCGCTGTGGAGCGAGATACCGAGACCCTTCGAGCGCAATATGAAGAAAATTACCAGTTGTATTTAGCACTACGGCCTGCAATGACGATCCAATTAAAAGAACAGGCAATGGATAAGGTAACACGTAAATATGAAGAAATAGCCAAGCATCTATTAAATCAAAAGCTGGATTGGCAAATAATGCGTTCTTCTATCAGAGAACTGAGTAGTACGATGCAGGAAGCGTTTGTTGGGGAGGATCAGACTGCTGTGGGATCATTTATGGATAACCCAGAATCAACATATCGTCTGATGGTTTGGATCTCGACATTAGTGACTGTTTCACTAGCATATGTAGCTTGGATAAAGTACTCTGCTATGAAGCAACGAAGAATCTAA
- the dapB gene encoding 4-hydroxy-tetrahydrodipicolinate reductase, with protein sequence MEKKIRVAVAGAKGRMGREVVKMLGQDPSLEFVAGIDSKLTGVDVGEVLGGKPLGVPMVDSLEEALLAFKPDVVVDFTTPSQVYQNMLLCLKHGVRPVVGTTGLSPEEIEEIKQICVDNELGAIIAPNFAIGAILLMKFASMAAKYMPHVEIIELHHDQKLDAPSGTAIKTAEMIATARNDIQQGHPDEKEILDGARGADYNGFRIHSVRLPGMVAHQEVLFGAIGQTLSIRHDSINRESFMPGVQMAIKAVVSLQTLVYGLEHLID encoded by the coding sequence ATGGAAAAGAAAATTCGCGTTGCCGTAGCTGGCGCCAAAGGAAGAATGGGGCGCGAAGTGGTTAAAATGCTTGGACAAGATCCCTCTCTGGAGTTTGTTGCAGGGATTGATTCAAAACTGACAGGTGTAGATGTTGGTGAAGTGTTAGGCGGTAAGCCACTAGGCGTACCAATGGTTGATTCCTTAGAGGAGGCCCTGCTCGCTTTTAAACCAGATGTCGTCGTAGATTTTACTACACCTTCACAGGTTTACCAAAACATGCTTCTGTGTCTGAAACATGGTGTGAGACCAGTTGTAGGTACGACTGGTCTTAGTCCTGAAGAGATAGAAGAAATAAAACAAATATGTGTAGACAATGAGCTTGGAGCTATCATCGCGCCTAATTTTGCTATCGGAGCAATTCTATTGATGAAGTTCGCTAGCATGGCAGCTAAATACATGCCGCATGTCGAGATTATCGAACTGCATCACGATCAAAAGCTTGATGCCCCAAGTGGAACTGCGATTAAAACGGCAGAAATGATTGCTACAGCTCGTAATGATATCCAGCAAGGTCATCCAGATGAGAAAGAGATCCTTGATGGAGCACGTGGAGCGGATTATAACGGCTTCCGTATCCATAGTGTCCGTTTGCCTGGTATGGTAGCACATCAGGAGGTATTATTTGGAGCAATTGGACAAACCTTATCCATTCGTCATGACTCCATAAATCGTGAATCATTTATGCCAGGTGTTCAAATGGCAATTAAGGCAGTTGTCTCGTTACAGACGTTAGTATATGGACTAGAACACCTTATTGATTAA
- a CDS encoding nucleotide pyrophosphohydrolase, with the protein MDNKKTLQEIQEEVDQYISQFKEGYFSPLAMLARMTEEVGELAREINHYYGEKPKKSTEAEKTVEDELGDVFFIVLCFANSLGIDLQEAFDRIMHKFNTRDKDRWTRIEE; encoded by the coding sequence ATGGATAATAAAAAAACATTACAAGAAATTCAAGAAGAAGTGGATCAGTATATCTCTCAGTTTAAAGAAGGGTATTTTTCTCCGTTAGCTATGTTGGCTCGTATGACTGAGGAAGTAGGAGAGCTAGCTCGTGAAATTAATCATTATTATGGAGAAAAGCCTAAGAAATCAACTGAAGCAGAAAAAACCGTTGAAGATGAACTAGGAGATGTTTTCTTCATTGTCTTATGTTTTGCCAATTCTCTTGGTATCGATTTGCAGGAAGCGTTCGATCGAATTATGCACAAGTTTAATACTCGTGACAAGGATAGATGGACCAGAATAGAAGAGTAG